The following are from one region of the Oncorhynchus nerka isolate Pitt River linkage group LG8, Oner_Uvic_2.0, whole genome shotgun sequence genome:
- the LOC115133602 gene encoding receptor-type tyrosine-protein phosphatase eta-like: MGRIQHLILWAVLVVCCVAERQYFFQSNSSTWEQARLHCQVCYKEMVSLTPENIQQLAQNLTSSYWIGLRKTMNNGSFPWSRWSNGNPLAFQNWYPGRPILSKPKNPVNIFNNYYSTPPNYCGCCCTNNSNSTSVPPVTTVNSSYHGTMTASPTKTPAVTKMTSVMTGSTFFTGVTGGINGTNMTSGNNGTNETETDVYIEEPCIAMLSFGLWFDKICSELLPYICYEDRFYGNATMTNKTLHSATLSWTRGPGDISGYRMEVKSTDYNLTLNHSSLNQTYDLSNLTAGTQYRVQVFPIKCGRDLNPQNVSFYTKPGVIQKLNVANVSETSIFLTWFAPEGNRDLYNIQVRGEPDLKMTTRTESALVKGLIPGGLYTFEVNAEVEDKSIEGDRLNIPSYTKPGMVSNLKPTALTNDSVEFQWEQPTGNTSGYRAHAWREEKNGTVEIFWKNLTYTNLTVGNQSPGDKIWLSVVALVPDGSVEGEPSQVIGRTTPGEVTNLLLDITEDTIKVYWTPPQGNYETFSVQLKLNASNKEVETENTNNSQLSFINLKAGAEYIVTVTTLNGYLKSYPISTANFTLPLPPQSAQIDFFNKSHVTLSWKAPVASQGVQIMYLVKYITEFWNDTQTYETHTTNYTFHELHAGTNYTFEVRVKAGTQESQPVQTSQTTSPTVRVRTMTMACSSSEPSICEDSGTRTKVLQNLISHFRKWFSKMENETLVDKVFWELEWRGA; this comes from the exons ATGGGCAGGATTCAACACCTGATATTATGGG ctgtgttggtggtgtgttgtgtagcTGAGAGACAGTACTTCTTCCAGTCCAACTCCTCCACTTGGGAACAGGCCAGGCTACACTGCCAG GTGTGCTACAAGGAGATGGTGAGCCTGACCCCTGAAAACATCCAGCAACTTGCCCAGAACCTGACCTCTTCTTACTGGATCGGCCTCCGCAAAACCATGAACAACGGCTCCTTCCCCTGGTCCCGCTGGTCCAACGGAAACCCCCTCGCCTTCCAGAACTGGTACCCCGGTCGCCCCATACTCTCCAAGCCCAAGAATCCTGTGAACATCTTTAACAACTACTATTCCACCCCCCCCAATTACTGTGGGTGTTGCTGCACCAATAACAGCAACTCTACCAGTGTTCCCCCGGTAACTACTGTTAATAGTAGCTACCATGGTACCATGACTGCATCGCCAACGAAGACACCAGCCGTGACAAAGATGACGTCTGTCATGACGGGATCAACGTTCTTTACTGGAGTTACTGGTGGCATCAATGGCACCAATATGACTAGTGGGAACAATGGGACGAATGAAACTGAGACAGACGTGTACATTGAGGAGCCTTGCATAGCCATGCTCAGTTTTGGACTTTGGTTCGATAAAATCTGCTCAGAGCTTCTTCCTTATATCTGCTATGAAG ACCGTTTCTACGGTAATGCCACCATGACCAACAAGACACTACACAGCGCGACTCTGAGCTGGACCCGTGGGCCTGGTGACATCAGCGGATACAGGATGGAGGTCAAGTCCACTGACTACAACCTGACCCTAAACCACAGCAGTCTGAACCAGACCTATGACCTTTCTAACCTCACCGCCGGAACCCAGTACAGAGTCCAGGTGTTCCCCATTAAGTGTGGAAGAGACCTCAACCCACAGAACGTCTCCTTCTACACCA AGCCTGGCGTGATCCAAAAACTCAATGTTGCCAATGTCTCAGAAACAAGCATCTTCCTGACCTGGTTTGCTCCTGAGGGCAACCGTGACTTGTACAACATTCAGGTGAGGGGTGAACCCGACCTGAAAATGACCACACGCACAGAGAGCGCCCTGGTCAAAGGCCTGATACCAGGAGGGTTGTACACGTTTGAGGTCAATGCCGAGGTGGAGGACAAGTCCATCGAGGGAGATCGGCTGAATATCCCCTCCTACACCA aACCAGGAATGGTGTCAAACTTAAAGCCAACTGCTCTTACTAATGACAGTGTCGAATTCCAATGGGAACAGCCGACAGGTAACACCTCTGGGTACAGAGCGCACGCCTGGAGAGAAGAAAAGAACGG AACGGTTGAGATATTCTGGAAGAATCTAACATACACGAATCTGACGGTGGGGAACCAGTCGCCAGGTGACAAGATCTGGCTGAGCGTTGTGGCACTGGTGCCCGACGGATCGGTTGAGGGAGAACCCAGCCAAGTGATTGGCCGCACCA CTCCAGGTGAAGTTACAAACTTACTGCTGGACATTACTGAGGACACCATCAAAGTGTACTGGACACCTCCTCAGGGAAACTACGAGACATTCAGTGTTCAGCTCAAGCTAAACGCTTCTAACAAGGAAGTGGAAACAGAGAATACAAATAACAGTCAACTCTCATTCATCAACCTAAAGGCAGGAGCTGAATATATAGTGACAGTCACCACTCTGAATGGGTATCTCAAGAGTTACCCAATTTCCACTGCAAATTTCACTC TTCCTCTCCCACCGCAATCAGCCCAAATCGATTTCTTCAATAAGAGTCATGTCACCCTGTCATGGAAAGCCCCCGTGGCATCCCAAGGTGTACAAATAATGTACCTGGTGAAATACATAACTGAATTCTGGAATGATACGCAGACGTACGAGACACACACAACCAACTATACATTTCATGAGTTGCATGCTGGGACCAATTACACCTTCGAAGTACGAGTGAAGGCGGGAACCCAGGAAAGCCAGCCCGTCCAAACATCACAGACCACAA gTCCTACGGTGAGAGTTCGAACTATGACTATGGCGTGTTCCTCCAGCGAACCTTCCATCTGTGAGGATAGCGGCACACGGACAAAGGTCCTGCAAAAT TTGATTAGCCATTTCCGCAAGTGGTTCAGCAAGATGGAAAATGAAACTTTGGTTGATAAGGTGTTCTGGGAACTGGAGTGGCGAGGggcataa